The following are encoded together in the Monodelphis domestica isolate mMonDom1 chromosome 5, mMonDom1.pri, whole genome shotgun sequence genome:
- the ELP5 gene encoding elongator complex protein 5 codes for MLQILASRGDLVLLRDSVEWEGRSLLKALIREVALKGEQVQVLGCEVSEEVFREGLDSDTNSRLVYHDVFRDPQGWTGNWGPLGILRACLRGAEPGPCTLAVDSLSWLLLHAPCSALCQTLRALGHDNSHPGRVRVLGLLHEDVHGPGPLGALRSLAQIEVTVGGNLGFTTAQVFHPKPRHRSIEQTYWFSILPNFSLEFHKETLLEPRPHRGPQSPTVDAMADLTFNVHLSKKEREARDTLALPFHFSSEKQQSLLHPALASSTSQIFYEPDADDYLDQEDPDDDLDI; via the coding sequence ATGTTGCAAATTCTCGCCAGCCGGGGAGACCTGGTGCTGCTCCGAGACTCGGTGGAGTGGGAGGGCCGGAGCTTGCTGAAGGCTCTGATACGGGAGGTCGCCCTGAAAGGGGAGCAAGTGCAAGTCCTGGGCTGTGAGGTAAGCGAGGAGGTCTTCAGAGAAGGCTTGGACTCCGATACCAACAGCCGCCTTGTTTACCACGATGTCTTCAGAGACCCCCAGGGCTGGACCGGGAACTGGGGGCCCCTGGGAATCCTGAGAGCATGcttgagaggagcagaacccggTCCCTGCACCCTCGCGGTGGACTCCCTCAGCTGGCTGCTACTCCACGCCCCCTGCAGTGCCCTCTGCCAGACGCTGAGGGCCCTGGGCCATGACAACTCCCATCCTGGACGGGTCCGTGTGCTTGGCCTACTACATGAGGACGTGCATGGTCCGGGACCCTTGGGCGCCTTGAGGAGCCTGGCCCAGATCGAGGTGACCGTGGGAGGGAACCTGGGCTTTACTACTGCACAAGTCTTCCACCCAAAGCCCAGACATCGATCAATCGAGCAGACTTATTGGTTCTCTATCCTGCCCAACTTCAGCCTGGAGTTCCATAAGGAAACCCTTTTGGAGCCCCGGCCCCACCGTGGACCCCAGTCACCCACAGTGGACGCCATGGCAGACTTGACCTTTAACGTCCACCTGtccaagaaggagagagaggccCGGGATACACTGGCCCTGCCCTTCCACTTCAGTTCAGAAAAGCAACAGTCCTTGCTGCATCCTGCTCTAGCCTCTTCCACCAGCCAAATATTTTATGAGCCTGATGCTGATGACTACCTGGACCAGGAAGATCCAGATGATGATCTGGATATCTGA